The Hordeum vulgare subsp. vulgare unplaced genomic scaffold, MorexV3_pseudomolecules_assembly, whole genome shotgun sequence genome includes a region encoding these proteins:
- the LOC123419040 gene encoding beta-galactosidase 1-like gives MERVSWQPLALLLLAAAAAVASGTEVGYDGRSMVIDGERRLLISGSIHYPRSTPEMWPDLIRKAKEGGLDAIETYVFWNGHEPRRRQYNFEGSYDIVRFFKEVQDAGMYAILRIGPYICGEWNYGGLPAWLRDISGMQFRMHNNPFEQEMETFTTLIVDKLKEAKMFAGQGGPIILSQIENEYGNVMDKLNNDESASEYIHWCAAMANKQNVGVPWIMCQQDQDVPPNVINTCNGFYCHDWFPKRTDIPKIWTENWTGWFKAWDKPDFHRSAEDIAFSVAMFFQTRGSLQNYYMYHGGTNFGRTSGGPYITTSYDYDAPLDEYGNIRQPKYGHLKDLHNVLKSMEKILLHGDYKDTTMGNTNVMVTKYTLDNSSACFISNKFDDKEVNVTLDDGATHVVPAWSVSILPDCKTVAYNSAKIKTQTSVMVKRPGVETVTDGLAWSWMPENLHPFMTDEKGNFRKNELLEQIATSGDQSDYLWYRTSLEHKGESNYKLHVNTTGHELYAFVNGKLVGRHYAPNGGFVFQMETPVKLHSGKNYISLLSATIGLKNYGALFEMMPAGIVGGPVKLVDTVTNTTAYDLSNSSWSYKAGLAGEYRETHLDKAKDRSQWRGGTIPVHRPFTWYKATFEAPTGEEPVVADLLGLGKGVVWVNGNNLGRYWPSYVAADMDGCRRCDYRGTFMADGDGQKCLTGCNEPSQRFYHVPRSFLKAGEPNTMVLFEEAGGDPTRVSFHTVAVGAACAEAAEVGDEVALACSHGRTISSVDVASLGVTRGKCGAYQGGCESKAALAAFTAACVGKESCTVRHTEDFRAGSGCDSGVLTVQATC, from the exons ATGGAGCGCGTGTCGTGGCAACCActtgcgctcctcctcctcgcggcgGCCGCGGCCGTCGCCAGCGGCACTGAGGTCGGGTACGACGGCCGGTCGATGGTCATCGATGGCGAGCGCCGCCTCCTCATCTCCGGCTCCATCCACTACCCCAGGAGCACGCCAGAG ATGTGGCCGGATCTGATCAGGAAGGCCAAGGAGGGCGGGCTGGACGCCATCGAGACGTACGTCTTCTGGAACGGCCACGAGCCTCGCCGCCGGCAGTACAACTTCGAGGGCAGCTACGACATCGTGCGCTTCTTCAAGGAGGTCCAGGACGCCGGCATGTACGCCATCCTCCGCATCGGCCCCTACATCTGCGGCGAGTGGAACTACGGCGGCCTGCCGGCATGGCTGCGCGACATCTCCGGCATGCAGTTCCGCATGCACAACAACCCCTTCGAG CAAGAGATGGAGACCTTCACGACCCTCATCGTCGACAAGCTCAAGGAGGCCAAGATGTTCGCCGGACAGGGAGGCCCCATCATCCTCTCTCAG atcgagAACGAGTACGGGAACGTCATGGACAAGCTCAACAACGACGAGTCGGCGTCTGAGTACATCCACTGGTGCGCCGCCATGGCCAACAAGCAGAACGTAGGCGTGCCGTGGATCATGTGCCAGCAGGACCAAGACGTCCCACCCAACGTG ATCAACACCTGCAACGGCTTCTACTGCCACGACTGGTTCCCCAAGAGGACCGACATCCCCAAGATCTGGACTGAGAACTGGACTGGCTG GTTCAAAGCCTGGGACAAGCCTGATTTCCACCGGTCCGCCGAAGACATCGCCTTCTCTGTTGCCATGTTCTTCCAGACGCGAGGATCGCTCCAGAACTACTACATG TACCATGGTGGCACCAACTTTGGCCGCACGTCGGGTGGCCCATACATCACAACCAGCTATGACTACGATGCCCCTCTCGATGAGTACG GTAACATCAGGCAGCCAAAATACGGGCACCTCAAGGACCTCCACAATGTCCTCAAGTCCATGGAGAAGATCCTACTCCATGGGGACTACAAGGACACCACCATGGGCAACACCAACGTCATG GTTACCAAGTACACGCTGGACAACTCCTCTGCCTGCTTCATCAGCAACAAGTTCGACGACAAGGAGGTCAATGTGACCCTCGACGACGGCGCAACCCATGTCGTGCCCGCATGGTCCGTGAGCATCCTGCCGGACTGCAAGACCGTCGCGTACAACAGCGCCAAGATCAAGACACAGACGTCGGTGATGGTGAAGAGGCCGGGGGTGGAAACCGTGACGGATGGCCTTGCTTGGTCGTGGATGCCCGAGAACCTCCATCCTTTCATGACGGACGAGAAGGGTAACTTCAGGAAGAACGAGCTGCTCGAGCAGATCGCGACGTCGGGCGACCAGAGCGACTACCTATGGTACAGGACAAG CTTGGAGCACAAGGGGGAATCGAACTACAAGTTGCACGTGAACACGACTGGCCATGAGCTCTACGCTTTCGTCAATGGCAAGCTTGTTG GGAGGCACTACGCTCCTAATGGCGGATTCGTCTTCCAAATGGAGACACCGGTGAAGCTCCACTCTGGCAAGAACTACATCTCCCTCCTCAGCGCCACCATCGGGCTCAAGAACTATGGTGCTCTGTTCGAGATGATGCCCGCCGGCATCGTGGGAGGGCCGGTGAAGCTCGTCGACACCGTCACCAACACCACCGCCTACGACCTCTCCAACAGCTCCTGGTCCTACAAGGCCGGCCTCGCCGGCGAGTACAGGGAGACCCACCTCGACAAGGCCAAGGACCGCAGCCAATGGAGAGGCGGCACCATCCCGGTGCACCGCCCCTTCACCTGGTACAAGGCGACCTTTGAGGCCCCCACCGGTGAGGAGCCCGTGGTGGCGGACCTGCTGGGGCTCGGCAAGGGCGTGGTGTGGGTCAACGGCAACAACCTGGGCCGCTACTGGCCGTCATACGTCGCCGCGGACATGGACGGCTGCCGGCGGTGCGACTACCGCGGCACATTCATGGCGGATGGCGACGGGCAGAAGTGCCTCACTGGCTGCAACGAGCCGTCCCAGAGGTTCTACCATGTGCCACGGTCGTTCCTCAAGGCCGGCGAGCCCAACACGATGGTGCTGTTCGAGGAGGCCGGCGGCGACCCGACGAGGGTGAGCTTCCACACCGTCGCTGTCGGGGCGGCGTGCGCGGAGGCCGCCGAGGTCGGCGACGAGGTGGCGCTGGCGTGCAGCCATGGCAGGACCATCTCCAGCGTGGACGTGGCCAGCCTCGGCGTCACGCGCGGCAAGTGCGGCGCGTACCAGGGCGGCTGCGAGTCCAAGGCGGCGCTGGCGGCGTTCACGGCAGCGTGCGTCGGCAAGGAGTCGTGCACGGTGCGGCACACGGAGGACTTCCGCGCCGGGTCCGGGTGTGACTCCGGCGTGCTCACCGTGCAGGCAACCTGCTGA